The sequence below is a genomic window from Hyperolius riggenbachi isolate aHypRig1 chromosome 7, aHypRig1.pri, whole genome shotgun sequence.
gaacgcggaagtggtgagtaattctgtgcatgtctccccgccgccgagcccgcacttgccaccgctactttatggagggggagagaggcagaaggaggggtcctaggtgagggaggaatatttcccccctccccaccgctgccgccactgcccctccttctagcgctgcttcccccctcctgctgacctgctctgctgctgtggggggtcgtggtgacacccccctagCAGTCTGTCACCCCGTGCGCCATGCCCCCCTGCACACTACAGTAGGAATGCCACTGACTGTACTGTACAGTATGTGGTACCagaatataacagtatataggcgatcgactggttggattggtcaactctccctaagcggattggtcagctctccttgtctccctgtttatcagagcggtatggaagaatagattgcgctgtactcataaaacacgcctctttcacccgtctggcctgcccttgtatcctatttacctccttctctgcctctcagatctcacatatgtgtgccgcttcactacagtcctcggcagcgagatctgagagtcggtaacaggatagggcgtatcatccGGCATTAATAACACCCGGCGTACAAGATGactcctgacttttcagatgatttttaagggttaataagtagtcttatacgccagaatatactgtaagtaTCAAACCTGAGTAACCGCACTTCAGGTTCACTATTAACGATACCCATTTACTGTATGTATGCAGGAGGGGGGAAATACAAGGCGTTCCCAGTTTAGAACAAAGTTTAGCAGGACCTCAGCTCAAACTCACAATCAGCATAtgtacacaaccccccccccatgtataactgtctgtaacccccccccccccccccccaagattttGGGCTTATGGCCCTGTGAGCAACTTCAGGTACTGCTCCTCTCAGGTTTATTGTATGTGTAGGGACAAAATGCATCCACCGTTGGCGTAGGGCCACTGCAATGAGGCTGACTGACCATGCTGCTGGGTGAGGGGCTTGCTAATATTTCAGTGGAAATGTTAAACCAATAATCTCATAATTTTGAAGGTGTTGTGTACATTTGATGACTATCTTTGTGAGTTAGAGTGGAGGTCTCCTCATATGTTAGGCATCAGCCTGATTGAGAGGACTGATATTTCTTGCAGTGTTTCTATTATAGGTCATCCCAGTTTAGTGGTACTTTTTGAGTCACTTCAGTAAGCATTCAGTCAGTGAAGTGTGCGGTGAGAACACCTGATCTTCCTACTGGTTCTGTGTCAGTgattttgaaggtattaaagttaATTTATGTGGTTCTGTGTCAGGTATTAGAGGCAGGTAATGTGGCTCTGTGTCAAGTACTAGAGGCAGGTAATGTAGTTGCTTTTCAGGTATAGAAGCAGCTTCTGTGGTAATGCGTCAGTTATTAGAGACAGGTAATGTGGTTCTGTGTCAGGTATTACAGACAGGTAATGTGGTTAGCATTTAGTGAGTGAAGTCAGAGGGCAGTCAGAATACCTGATCTTCCTACTGGTTCTGTGTCAGTGATTCTGAAGTTATTAGAGTTAATTTATGCGGTTCTGTGTCAGGTATTACAGACAGGTAATGTGGTTTTGTGTCAGGTAGTAAAGGCAGCTTATGTGATTCTGTGTTATGTACTATAGGCAGGCAATGTAGTTCTGTGTCAGGTACAAGAGGCAGGTAATGTAGTTGCTTTTCAGGTATAGAAGCAGCTTCTGTGGTAATGCGTCAGTTATTAGAGACAGGTAATGTGGTTCTGTGTCAGGTATTACAGACAGGTAATGTGGTTCTGTGTCAGGTACTAAAGGCAGCTCATGTGATTCTGTGTTATGTACTATAGGCAAGCAATGTAGCTCTGTGTCAGGTACAAGAGGCAGGTAATGTAGTTGCTTTTCAGGTATAGAAGCAGCTTCTGTGGTAATGCGTCAGTTATTAGAGACAGGTAATGTGGTTCTGTGTCAGGTATTACAGACAGGTAAGGTGGTTCTGTGTCAGGTAGTAAAGGCAGCTTATGTGATTCTGTGTTATGTACTATAGGCAGGCAATGTAGTTCTGTGTCAGGTACAAGAGGCAGGTAATGTAGTTGCTTTTCAGGTATAGAAGCAGCTTCTGTGGTAATGTGTCAGGTGTTAGAGCCAGGTAAGGTGTTTCTGTGTCAGATATTATAGGCAGCGTCCTTTGTTCTGTGTCAGGTATTAGAGGTAGTATCTGTGTCAGGTAATATAAGCAGAGTCTGTTGTTTTGTGTTAAGTCCAATAATCCAACTAGTTCACACACCAAAATGCtctataaacagtgagctttattGCATGACCATAAGCCATACAACCATCTGATCACCAACAATCATTTTGGGGCCACAGTGGGTCCCtttagccccatctacaccatacaatattttgtccgattcgattcaatccgatatgtcagatcgggatttgattcaattcaatttgccattgcaaaacaatggcaaatggaatcaaatcccgatcggacatgtcggattgaatcgaatagaATCTAATTAATGAATTGAATCGGACAAAAAGTGGTAGGGTTAGTCAAGGCATACAATAGCATGGAAGATCATCATATGTATTGTTGGTAAGTGCGGGTCCAAAGCAAGTCAAGTCCAATAATCTAACAGGCGCTCACACCAAAATGCTCTATAAGTGGTACGTTTTATTCCACCATGACCATAAACAATACAACATCTGGTCACCAACAATCGGATCAGgtccctttatgctgggtacacactatgagattttctagaTGATTTACtgacagatcaattatttccaacatgtccgatttgctttccgatcgatttccgagcattttccaattgatttcatattaaagttaacggaaatctattgaaaaatgctcgtaaatcgatcggaaagcaaatcgcacATGTTGGAAAGGATCTGTCAGTAAATcgtccagaaaatctcatagtgtgtccccATCGTTACATGTTGTTCTGTATCAGTCATTAGATGCATCATCAATGGCACACTCATACTCACTCATTTTAGATAAATAAAATGGCTGCGATTGCTAATCAGTAAGTTTTCAATGAAAAGATTCAGTTCTGATACATTGCTGGTATGTTAACAatgtttattggtttttttaatgATAATACTAGTATGTAATACATTTATCTGTACTTGGAAGTAAGCACATTAGACACAACTGCCAGGAACTTGTCCAAAGCTGCTTGGGATGGGGCATCAAATTCAGCTCCGAGGTGAGCGGCCAATGTAACCTGGATGGAGTGTGACAGCAGCTGTAATGGAGAGACAAGACAGTCAGTATATCACCTATGCCACTTACAATATCAGTATTTGTATTAAAAAATGACATTTGTATAGGATTCAGGAACAAGTATTCTAATTATTAATCTGTGAATATTCCTCGTGATAATGTGGTACCATTTTCCCCCAAGGTGCAAATGTTTACTGAGGTGACACTCAGTAACAGGGCTGTTTATATCTGTGTAGAACACAggtgtcaacccccccccccccccccccacacacacacacacactctccccacactgcagagtagcacagcagagcagtgtCATATTTGCCTGTTTCAGCAATGCGTCAGGGCTTTTCTGtccttcccagcagctgcacgctttgtgcttccatacctccagcttctgatcacgtgacattcatttaaagtgagaggtatgcagcatagagcgtgtAGCTTTCGAGAGAGCTAAATTTGCACTGCAGAAGTTATATAACTGCTCCACtgagctactctgcagaaggaggAGGAATTGGGCCCCCACGGTCgctatagttacaccacttagtttgagactgtttattaaatgttatatcttaataaacaatttggcccaccACTTaaactatgttttagattttgaccCCTTACCTGATTGAATTTGACACCCATGAAGCTTCCTCACTAACTCATGACAAATAAATGTTAAAGAGCCACCTGACTAGGAGTCCCTTCACCAGTCACTTTCTACACTAGATACCCTCACAAATATCATCTGTAATCTTCTGAGAGAGGTCAGTATGTACCACACCTCCATGTAGTCACAACAGAAAGTAGATGCAGAGCCAAGCAATAGCATGCCTCAGAAACACAGCATGCTGCTGTCACCTTCAGCTCTGCTGCCTCTGGTCACATGACAATCATTTTGaagcaggattttatttatagaggaCATCTTATAGGCAACCATAACAGGTCATTATTTTGTAGGGAGTCATGGACTCAGCAAACTGAGAAATTTATTTCATCCCCATGTGATTAATAGGGGAATATTTCAAACCCAAAGGGAGTGAGCAGGTATCTGTAAGTAACCGAGGAGTAGATTGATCTAGCCGGCATCTTccatttttattttgcaaaaactacaaacattttaaACATCATTCATTCCTGAACTTGGGCTTTAATGTTTCTGTTGAGAAATACACAATAAAATAAAGTTGAAAAACGAATATTTCTTCAGCTTAGCTTTGAGTCTTACCTTGAAGTTTCCGGGGTCCACTCTCAGGTTGTAGGCATGGAGATCACTTAGTTTGGACAGGGCACCATTCAGGTCATCCAGGTGTTTGCCAGCATCTACCAGGGCACTCAGGACCTTGCCACCATGGTTCTGGACATCAGCTGATCCTTTGCTCAGATTAAAGTGACTGAAGTAGGTCTTGGTCTGGGGGAAGCTCAGAAACAACCTAGGAATTGAACATGACATTATTATTATActagatcaggggtcaggaacctttttgtctgagagagccataaacgccacaaattttaaaatgtaattccgtgagagctaaAGAATAtgattcaaactgggacagtgcgcatgcgcagcagagggctcatatccctgttgtctgtgagccagatgtagccatcaaaagagccgcatctggctcccgagccataggttccctacccctgtactAGATCCTTCAGGCAAGCTTAGCTATAAAACGTAACTTATTTATTTGTATGGTCACTTAGAAAGCTTTCTCTTGGCATAGGCGAAAGcataggaaagctgtcccacataTGCTAAAGTAGTTAAAAAACCTCTAGCTTCATATAGTCCACAATACCATTACAAAAATATGTTAAAGTAATCCTGACTTTtcccatgctggatctcttggtgTCTTCAAAGTGTGAGTGTGGCCATGGACAAGCGTGGCGATACTGCGCAAGTGCCGCTCAGGCCCAGCAGAAGGAAGCTGCTCATGCATAGAGGAAAAGCCGCGCACAAACACCCTCTTTCTACTGAGGCTGTGCAAAGCATGGATACGTCCAGAGCAACGCTCACTGGCTGAAGAAACACATTCAAACGGCTGGGTTCAATGTCTTTAGGACCCGCCGCTGTCCAGAGGCCTAAAACTATCTTTTGTCCCCTTGACATCAGGAATActttaagggtaggaacacactagcagAATCACATATTCGTTTTTCAGTATGTGCTTTGAAAAATGCTTATGCGATTCTGCCTCGTGTCTCCATACTCTAAGATTTTTTTGGTAAAGTAGGCTCATATGGgaaaatgtataaatatatatgtatatatgtgtgtgtgtttcctactaaTGCAATGGTCTTTTAAAATATATCTCAGACATCTCCTCCTAAGGGATTGCAAAAATATGAAAGTAATGTGAGGAAATATCATCATCTTGCTATAGTATGTCCTGGATAAAGATtacatgaaacattttttttttgtctgaaagAACAGCATaaatgatcaatagaattctctggTCTCATACAACTTATAGTGGGCCATAGAAAAGGAATACAGAAATTGTAAAAGGCCATCGGCATGTCTGCTTAGTGGTGCCcaaacatggtacaattttttcatttaggTAATTTTGTTTgactattccgttagatcgaatatacagatttttccaacatgtccgatcggatttttattgaaaaaatgggataattgtttttcttgattgaaaaaaaaagattattttcaatttGAATGTTTTGGTCGAATACATTttgtttattgtaccgtgtatgggcacctttagtaccTAAATGAGTCCATGGCAGTCAGATTGTGTTCATGCAAAATCTGGGTGGCAtgatgcagatttctgcagcacgcaCCCCAATCCTTATAGCCGTGCATGGAATGCATTAGCTATTCAGGCTGCAAAACGGCAGCCGCAGCCAAATCCCAAAAATGGCAGCGGCTTCTAGTGGAAGTGAGCCCTAACAAGTACAGGGCAAGTAATACTGTCAAAAGGGAGTTAGCAATAGCTTCCTCCATATTCCTGAAAATTCAGGTaactttatttaaccacttgaggacccaccctttacccccccttaaggaccagcgctggtttgattgatctgtgctgggtgggctctgcagcccccagcacagatcagggtgcaggcagggagatcagattgccccccttttttcccccctatggggatgatgtgctgggggggtctgatctctcctgcctgctgtgggtggcgggggggggca
It includes:
- the LOC137524589 gene encoding hemoglobin subunit alpha-3-like isoform X1 — its product is MTFSDAEKALIKALLSKAAGHENALGGEALERLFLSFPQTKTYFSHFNLSKGSADVQNHGGKVLSALVDAGKHLDDLNGALSKLSDLHAYNLRVDPGNFKLLSHSIQVTLAAHLGAEFDAPSQAALDKFLAVVSNVLTSKYR
- the LOC137524589 gene encoding hemoglobin subunit alpha-3-like isoform X2 produces the protein MRDGIAQNLSVMSDFYYLQLFLSFPQTKTYFSHFNLSKGSADVQNHGGKVLSALVDAGKHLDDLNGALSKLSDLHAYNLRVDPGNFKLLSHSIQVTLAAHLGAEFDAPSQAALDKFLAVVSNVLTSKYR